The following are encoded together in the Salvia hispanica cultivar TCC Black 2014 chromosome 6, UniMelb_Shisp_WGS_1.0, whole genome shotgun sequence genome:
- the LOC125193721 gene encoding tyrosine decarboxylase-like: protein MGSLHNQKPEIKTGFPGSIIKPLDPEEFRRQGHLVIDFLADYYNNVDKYPVRSQVEPGYLKKRLPESAPHDAEPIEEILRDVQNDIVPGITHWQSPNYFAYFPSSGSIAGFLGEMLSTGFNVVGFNWMSSPAATELESIVMDWLGKMLELPSEFLFSGGGGGVLQGTTCEAILCTVVAARDRVLRRIGRENINKLVVYGSDQTHSALQKAAQIAGINPANFRAVETSRSSEFGLTAEAFRAQIESDLKLGLVPLFLCATIGTTSSTAVDPLVPLCAVAKEFNVWVHVDAAYAGSACILPEYRHYLDGVENADSFSFNAHKWFLTTLDCCCLWVKDPSALVKALSTYPEYLRNRASDSKSVIDYKDWQITLSRRFRSMKLWLVLRSYGVANLRKFLRSHVKMAKNFEGLIAMDRRFEVVVPRNFATVCFRISPIEIGGNRQVVSKEEAANNLNAKLLETINESGKIYMTHAVIGGVYVMRFAVGASLTENRHVILAWKVVQEHANALLNSSS from the coding sequence atGGGTAGTCTACACAATCAGAAACCCGAAATTAAAACCGGCTTCCCCGGTTCAATCATCAAGCCCTTGGACCCGGAAGAGTTCCGGCGCCAAGGCCATCTAGTCATCGACTTTCTCGCAGACTACTACAACAACGTCGACAAATACCCGGTCCGCAGCCAGGTGGAGCCTGGCTACCTGAAGAAGCGGTTACCCGAATCCGCCCCTCACGACGCGGAACCTATCGAGGAAATCCTCCGCGACGTCCAGAACGACATCGTTCCTGGCATCACCCACTGGCAGAGCCCTAACTACTTCGCCTACTTCCCCTCCAGCGGCAGCATTGCCGGATTCCTCGGAGAAATGCTGAGCACTGGTTTCAACGTCGTTGGATTCAACTGGATGTCGTCCCCGGCCGCCACCGAGCTCGAGAGCATCGTCATGGACTGGCTCGGCAAGATGCTCGAGCTTCCGTCGGAGTTTTTGttctccggcggcggcggcggggtTTTGCAGGGCACCACCTGCGAGGCCATCCTCTGCACGGTGGTCGCCGCCAGAGATCGGGTTTTGAGGAGGATCGGGAGAGAGAATATCAACAAATTGGTGGTGTACGGATCCGATCAGACGCACTCTGCTTTGCAGAAAGCTGCTCAGATCGCCGGAATCAATCCTGCTAATTTTCGGGCGGTGGAGACGTCCAGATCCAGCGAATTCGGGCTCACGGCGGAGGCGTTTCGGGCTCAGATCGAATCCGATTTGAAATTGGGGCTGGTGCCTCTGTTTCTGTGCGCGACGATCGGAACGACGTCGTCTACCGCGGTAGATCCGCTCGTGCCGCTGTGCGCGGTGGCGAAGGAATTCAACGTTTGGGTGCACGTCGACGCCGCGTACGCCGGAAGCGCGTGCATCCTGCCGGAATATCGCCATTACCTCGACGGCGTCGAAAACGCCGATTCCTTCAGCTTCAACGCGCACAAATGGTTCCTCACAACGCTCGATTGCTGCTGCCTGTGGGTGAAGGATCCGAGCGCGCTCGTGAAAGCTCTCTCGACTTATCCGGAATATCTGAGAAACAGAGCCTCCGATTCGAAATCGGTGATCGATTACAAGGACTGGCAGATCACGCTCAGCCGTCGATTCCGGTCGATGAAGCTGTGGCTCGTCCTCCGCAGCTACGGCGTCGCGAATCTGAGGAAATTCCTGCGGAGTCATGTGAAGATGGCGAAGAATTTCGAAGGATTGATCGCGATGGACAGGCGGTTCGAGGTGGTGGTGCCGAGGAACTTCGCCACCGTGTGTTTCCGGATTTCGCCGATTGAGATCGGCGGAAACCGGCAGGTTGTGTCGAAGGAGGAGGCGGCGAACAATTTGAATGCGAAATTGCTAGAGACGATAAACGAGTCGGGGAAGATATACATGACCCATGCGGTGATCGGAGGAGTTTACGTGATGCGGTTCGCCGTCGGAGCGAGCTTGACGGAAAATAGGCATGTGATTTTGGCTTGGAAAGTTGTTCAAGAACATGCAAACGCACTCTTGAATAGTTCCTCgtga
- the LOC125193813 gene encoding putative late blight resistance protein homolog R1B-17, protein MAAAFAALVSLQNNLRLIHNHPNYTFEVEQFESLWDIVWFLIDFMKSYDNSHGARRETAEALEMRIARAAQVAEDVIEAHVVHQIRRGKTRSSRFLLDLHKATQGMEYMRRKALIASSQSGLLEPSTNSSSSTKSTPLLTSSMVGFDDILLQLLHLLTRGPLSRRVIPIQGMGGIGKTTLAINAFKHPYIVLHFDVCLWATISQDYSIHKILSQLLSCLKRTTSGTVDEMRERLYKSLFGLRYLIVLDDMWNLKAWDDMNVKSLFPDTNNGSRVVVTTRNANVANHLGGYCVAMGFLDEENSWHLFCQNAFAEQQGCFPPELEKTAKMIVARCKGLPLAIVVVGGILRKSPMTLVYWENVAQSILHSTDSNEQCLNVLSLSYRYLPADRKTCFLLLGSFPEDEQINAQDVIKLWIAEGFIQHFHDTRLEDDAAYYLRDLHMRNLILVDSSDYKGDIYTFKVHDLVRELCLLTAKKEEFLSVFETSGAITRERRVLINGVVNHESITTDAPVRCLICNGGRYGINNLNDLKMLRTVSNVFTTFISESIFQQVNLRYLNVNLVYIPRRFLYYLPSSISLLWNLQILTIILPNQSKVIAPYEIWEMLQLRQIEVNMICLIDPLPVDEANRVVMRNLYTLFAVENFRLSEEVCKRIPNVRELRLSYCDEVSWYYCPHNLGCFLQLQNLALEFDGDSKWREFATSLTFPSSLRALCLIGCGVDWDELAMMVGSLPHLVKLSLLRNSVIGSDWTPVEGKFCHLKALTIDGCSDLVCWNADNSHFPVLQELLLEDLCKLIEFPSGIGEIATLEDIELKFFSLSSSISAMRTLAEQEELGNESLRLTIHFRGGEEAMESFKNDVEEEGLTSSTNLSLHLISS, encoded by the coding sequence ATGGCAGCAGCTTTCGCAGCTCTAGTTTCTCTTCAAAATAATCTCCGCCTTATCCACAATCACCCCAACTATACCTTTGAGGTCGAACAGTTTGAATCCCTTTGGGATATTGTCTGGTTCCTGATCGATTTCATGAAAAGCTACGACAATTCCCATGGTGCCAGAAGAGAAACGGCAGAAGCTTTAGAGATGCGAATTGCGCGTGCAGCTCAAGTGGCAGAAGATGTGATCGAAGCACATGTGGTGCATCAGATCCGTCGTGGAAAGACGCGATCATCTCGTTTCCTGCTGGATCTGCATAAAGCAACCCAAGGAATGGAATACATGAGGAGAAAGGCATTAATCGCAAGTTCGCAAAGTGGATTGTTGGAGCCGTCCACAAATTCATCATCATCCACAAAGTCAACGCCTCTTCTCACCTCATCCATGGTCGGATTTGATGATATCTTACTTCAACTTCTACATCTGCTCACCAGAGGTCCCTTGAGTCGACGAGTGATCCCCATCCAAGGCATGGGGGGAATTGGTAAGACTACTCTTGCCATAAATGCATTTAAACATCCATATATCGTGCTACACTTTGATGTTTGCCTTTGGGCTACAATATCTCAAGATTATAGCATTCACAAAATCTTGTCACAACTCTTGTCTTGTCTAAAACGAACCACTAGTGGAACTGTTGATGAGATGCGAGAAAGGTTATACAAGAGTTTATTCGGGCTAAGGTATTTGATTGTTCTAGATGATATGTGGAACCTCAAAGCCTGGGATGATATGAATGTGAAATCATTGTTTCCGGATACAAACAATGGAAGCCGAGTTGTTGTGACAACTAGGAATGCGAATGTAGCCAATCACTTGGGCGGTTATTGTGTTGCAATGGGTTTTTTGGATGAGGAAAATAGTTGGCATCTATTTTGTCAAAATGCATTTGCAGAGCAGCAAGGATGTTTCCCTCCTGAGTTGGAGAAGACTGCAAAGATGATAGTTGCACGATGCAAAGGACTTCCCCTAGCaattgttgttgttggaggGATTCTCAGGAAGTCCCCAATGACTCTAGTCTACTGGGAGAATGTTGCACAATCAATTTTGCATTCTACAGATAGCAATGAGCAATGCTTGAATGTATTATCTTTGAGTTATAGATACTTGCCTGCTGATCGAAAGACATGTTTCCTACTCCTTGGATCATTTCCAGAAGATGAACAGATTAATGCGCAGGATGTTATTAAGCTTTGGATCGCTGAAGGATTTATACAACATTTTCATGATACCAGATTGGAAGATGATGCAGCGTATTATTTACGGGATCTTCATATGAGAAATCTCATATTAGTGGATAGTTCGGACTATAAGGGAGacatatatacatttaaagTACATGATCTAGTAAGAGAATTGTGCCTACTGACTGCCAAGAAAGAGGAGTTTTTATCAGTGTTTGAAACTTCAGGAGCCATAACTAGGGAGCGTCGGGTTTTAATCAATGGAGTGGTGAATCATGAGTCAATAACCACGGATGCCCCAGTCCGTTGTCTGATATGCAACGGAGGTCGTTACGGTATAAACAATCTGAATGACTTGAAAATGTTGAGAACAGTGAGTAACGTTTTTACGACATTCATAAGTGAGTCGATTTTTCAGCAAGTTAACTTGCGGTATCTAAATGTCAATCTTGTTTATATCCCTCGCCGGTTTCTTTATTATCTTCCCTCGTCGATATCATTGCTTTGGAATCTACAAATATTAACAATTATTTTACCAAATCAATCAAAAGTAATTGCACCTTATGAGATTTGGGAGATGCTACAGCTTAGGCAGATTGAGGTCAACATGATTTGTCTCATTGATCCTCTTCCCGTGGATGAAGCAAATCGCGTGGTTATGAGAAATCTATACACCCTTTTCGCAGTGGAGAATTTCAGGCTCAGTGAAGAGGTTTGCAAGAGAATCCCCAATGTCAGAGAACTACGGTTATCCTATTGTGATGAAGTAAGTTGGTATTACTGTCCCCACAATCTTGGCTGCTTCCTTCAACTGCAAAACCTAGCATTGGAGTTCGATGGCGATTCCAAGTGGCGTGAGTTTGCTACGAGCCTCACTTTCCCAAGTTCTCTCCGGGCACTGTGTTTAATTGGTTGTGGTGTAGACTGGGATGAGTTGGCAATGATGGTTGGATCATTGCCCCATCTTGTAAAGCTTTCATTGCTACGAAATTCAGTCATTGGATCTGATTGGACCCCTGTTGAGGGCAAATTCTGTCATTTGAAAGCCTTGACTATTGATGGTTGTAGTGATTTAGTTTGTTGGAATGCTGACAACTCCCATTTTCCAGTCCTCCAAGAACTTCTTCTAGAAGATTTGTGTAAATTGATTGAGTTCCCATCAGGCATAGGAGAAATAGCAACGCTTGAAGATATTGAGTTGAAATTTTTCAGCTTATCTTCGAGCATTTCCGCAATGAGAACATTGGCGGAGCAAGAGGAGCTTGGTAATGAGAGCCTTCGACTTACTATACATTTTCGGGGTGGCGAGGAAGCAATGGAGAGCTTCAAGAACGATGTTGAAGAAGAGGGTCTCACCAGCAGTACTAATCTTTCTCTGCATCTCATCAGTTCCTAA
- the LOC125195468 gene encoding protein BREAST CANCER SUSCEPTIBILITY 1 homolog, producing MADASHLERMGRELKCPICLSLFNSAASLTCNHVFCNVCIEKSMKASSSCPVCKVPYRRREIRPAPHMDNLVSVYKSMEVASGVSIFNTQTEASTGPLVQNDGQTKPDASETGNKKQPGKRGSKSASVFPTNKRVQVSPYTSARTEMVRENPTDRTAEINRNETNSSHVLQNNMPSTYEKGKAHLPPFFWLRDEEDMEKSSQQTNDNLVMYTPPEAPCFSDIKDSDDERGDCNLSKNVDFFDSEMFDWTQRPCSPELCSTPTTIQIEEQAAEEDVALKRVDATSTETAGQKNRRNSAVGKRKREKISESKGRTRASNKKANANEPEKDKKAKSITEVTAVCAELGNVIYQDMQEGTKDTPMIQKGKSRKGKKVLSDASVQERDVLSLSDGVEPLASSKGAAFTQVSAPDICGKSNEIQVQRDQSDMITPSKRATKAYEFYSLRDQKVIVSTHATFLEEDYVMNHKSSSEIALEELTSSFNFH from the exons ATGGCGGACGCATCACATCTGGAGCGAATGGGAAGGGAGCTAAAATGCCCTATATG TTTGAGTCTGTTTAATTCAGCCGCTTCACTCACCTGCAATCATGTGTTTTGCAA TGTGTGTATCGAGAAATCCATGAAAGCATCATCGAGTTGTCCTGTTTGTAAAGTTCCATACAGGCGAAGAG AAATTAGGCCAGCTCCTCACATGGATAATTTGGTAAGCGTTTACAAAAGCATGGAAGTAGCATCTGGAGTCAGTATCTTCAACACTCAGACAGAAGCTTCAACTGGTCCTTTGG TCCAAAATGATGGCCAAACGAAACCCGATGCTTCAGAAACTGGGAATAAAAAACAACCTGGAAAGAGAGGATCAAAGAGTGCATCAGTTTTCCCTACAAATAAAAGGGTTCAGGTATCACCATATACAAGTGCAAGGACAGAAATGGTGCGAGAAAACCCGACTGATAGAACTGCTGAAATCAACAGAAATGAAACTAATAGCAGTCatgttttacaaaataatatgcCTTCTACTTATGAAAAGGGGAAAGCCCATTTACCTCCATTTTTCTGGCTGAGAGATGAAGAGGACATGGAGAAGTCAAGTCAGCAGACAAATGACAATCTGGTTATGTATACACCACCAGAAGCTCCTTGCTTCAGTGACATCAAAGATTCAGATGATGAG AGAGGAGATTGTAACTTATCAAAAAATGTGGATTTCTTTGATAGTGAAATGTTTGATTGGACACAGAGGCCTTGCTCTCCTGAACTTTGTTCAACTCCTACAACTATACAG attgaagaacaagcTGCTGAGGAGGATGTAGCCTTAAAACGTGTGGATGCCACCTCAACAGAAACAGCTGGTCAAAAGAACAGACGTAATAGTGCAGTAGGCAAGcgtaaaagggaaaaaatctCTGAAAGCAAAGGCAGAACGAGAGCTTCTAATAAGAAAGCCAATGCAAATGAGCCTGAAAAGGACAAGAAAGCTAAAAGCATTACTGAAGTAACTGCAGTCTGTGCTGAATTAGGCAATGTAATCTATCAAGATATGCAAGAGGGTACTAAAGACACTCCAATgattcaaaaaggaaaatccaGAAAAGGCAAAAAGGTCCTCTCTGATGCTAGTGTTCAAGAGAGAGATGTTCTATCTTTATCTGATGGGGTTGAGCCTCTAGCAAGCAGCAAGGGTGCAGCATTCACTCAAGTTTCAGCACCAGATATTTGTGGAAAGAGCAATGAAATTCAAGTTCAAAGGGATCAATCAGACATGATAACTCCATCAAAA AGAGCaacgaaagcttatgaattctatagtctcagAGATCAGAAAGTGATTGTGAGCACTCAtgccacattcttagaggaagactatgtaatgaatcataagtcCAGCAGTGAGATTGCTCTAGAAGAGCTAACTTCAAGTTTCAACTTCCATTAA